In the genome of Bacteroidota bacterium, one region contains:
- a CDS encoding DUF559 domain-containing protein, translating into MDNKKPVQGGPITALVRQLRRDSTPYEDKLWQLIRNRQILNVKFRRQHPLYYAGRETLLRLYVADFYSIEAKLAIELDGAVHEGHELEDAIRDEGLDSIGITVLRFKNSELDDPSNVLEAIAAVLMERI; encoded by the coding sequence ATGGACAATAAAAAACCAGTACAAGGTGGCCCCATCACAGCACTCGTCAGACAATTGCGAAGAGATTCTACTCCTTATGAGGATAAGTTGTGGCAGCTCATTCGAAATAGGCAAATTCTGAATGTGAAGTTTCGGAGACAGCATCCGCTTTATTATGCAGGAAGAGAAACGCTATTGCGGCTATATGTGGCCGATTTCTACTCAATTGAGGCAAAGTTAGCGATTGAATTGGATGGCGCAGTTCACGAAGGCCACGAGCTTGAAGATGCAATTCGAGACGAAGGACTCGATTCCATCGGCATTACAGTGCTTCGGTTTAAAAATTCGGAGCTTGATGATCCTTCAAATGTGCTTGAAGCAATTGCGGCGGTATTGATGGAGCGGATCTGA
- a CDS encoding S9 family peptidase, translating into MKRYILLCCAVVLTLAPTLTLFAQTRLTPELLWKMGRISEEDISPDGSTVMFGVTYYDLAANKGNRDIWTLRLKLPGDKGKNAIKAGTMTQITQTPESEYNAVWRPDGLKIGYLSAKSGEMQLWEINPDGTGPAQVSTVEGGISNFAYSPDGKHVSFTCDVKLDQTVNELYPDLPLAKARLTDDLMYRHWNAWHDFSYSHVFIAPYENGKVGDPLDIMAGERFDCPIPPMGGGEQIAWSTDGKTIAYTSKKKIGKEFAVSTNSDVYLYNLATRATTSLAETNPGYDQDPVYSPDGKYIAWTSMERDGFESDRKRIFLFNTADGTSAELLKDKNRSADNVTWANDSKSIYFTSDIKGTVQVFNIEVPTGKVRQITDGQHNFNSIHVANGVLVGELCSMAYPTELYTVDPNTGSIGMLTTLNTELLKGVEWGEVKPRTIKTTDGKDMLAWVIYPPNFDPNKKYPTLLYCQGGPQSAVSQFFSYRWNFQLMAANDYIVIAPNRRGLPGFGQEWNDQISGDWGGQPIKDYLSATDDIKKEPYVDAARIGAVGASYGGYSVYFLAGNHQKRFKTFISHCGLFNLESWYTSTEEMFFANWDMKGAYYDNPQPKSYAAASPHNYVQKWDSPILVIHGEKDFRVPVTEGMQAFGAAKMRGLKSRFLYFPEEGHWVQGPQNGVVWHRVFFEWLKETL; encoded by the coding sequence ATGAAACGTTACATTCTTCTATGCTGCGCAGTGGTTCTCACACTCGCACCCACGCTCACATTGTTCGCACAGACGCGCCTGACGCCGGAATTGCTCTGGAAAATGGGCCGGATTTCGGAGGAAGACATCTCCCCTGACGGTTCTACGGTCATGTTTGGCGTCACCTACTACGACCTTGCCGCCAACAAAGGCAACCGCGATATTTGGACCTTGCGCCTCAAACTTCCCGGTGACAAGGGCAAAAATGCGATCAAAGCCGGCACGATGACGCAGATTACACAGACTCCGGAAAGCGAATACAATGCTGTTTGGCGTCCCGACGGACTCAAAATCGGTTACCTCAGTGCAAAATCCGGCGAAATGCAACTCTGGGAAATCAATCCCGATGGCACAGGACCCGCTCAGGTCAGCACCGTCGAAGGTGGCATTTCCAATTTTGCCTATTCTCCCGACGGAAAACATGTATCCTTCACCTGCGACGTGAAGCTCGATCAAACGGTCAATGAGCTTTATCCTGACTTGCCCCTCGCCAAGGCACGCCTCACCGACGATCTGATGTACCGCCATTGGAATGCTTGGCACGACTTCTCTTATAGCCACGTGTTTATTGCACCCTACGAGAACGGTAAAGTCGGCGACCCCTTGGACATTATGGCGGGCGAAAGGTTTGATTGCCCGATCCCTCCCATGGGCGGCGGCGAACAAATCGCTTGGAGCACCGATGGAAAGACGATTGCCTATACGAGCAAGAAAAAAATCGGCAAGGAATTCGCGGTCAGCACCAACAGCGATGTCTATTTGTACAACCTTGCGACCCGTGCGACCACCTCGCTCGCCGAAACCAATCCAGGGTATGACCAAGATCCAGTGTATTCGCCAGACGGAAAATACATCGCCTGGACCAGCATGGAGCGCGACGGTTTTGAAAGCGACCGCAAGCGCATCTTCCTCTTCAATACCGCCGACGGCACAAGCGCCGAATTGCTGAAGGACAAAAACCGCAGCGCTGACAACGTCACCTGGGCAAATGACAGCAAAAGCATCTACTTCACGAGCGACATCAAAGGCACCGTGCAGGTCTTCAACATCGAAGTCCCTACGGGAAAAGTTCGCCAAATCACGGATGGTCAACACAATTTCAACAGCATCCACGTGGCCAATGGGGTACTCGTCGGCGAATTGTGCTCGATGGCCTACCCGACAGAACTTTATACTGTAGACCCGAATACCGGTTCGATCGGCATGCTCACCACCCTCAACACGGAGCTGCTCAAAGGCGTCGAATGGGGCGAAGTGAAACCGCGTACCATCAAAACCACCGACGGCAAAGACATGTTGGCCTGGGTGATTTATCCGCCAAATTTTGATCCGAACAAGAAATATCCAACCCTGCTGTATTGCCAAGGTGGACCACAAAGTGCTGTGAGCCAATTCTTCAGCTACCGTTGGAATTTTCAGTTGATGGCTGCGAATGACTATATCGTGATTGCGCCCAACCGTCGCGGCTTGCCTGGCTTTGGTCAGGAATGGAACGACCAAATCAGCGGTGATTGGGGCGGACAACCGATCAAGGATTACCTCAGCGCAACGGATGACATCAAAAAGGAGCCTTATGTGGATGCTGCGAGAATCGGTGCTGTTGGCGCAAGTTATGGCGGTTACAGCGTGTATTTCCTCGCTGGCAACCACCAAAAACGCTTCAAAACCTTCATTTCCCACTGCGGACTGTTCAACTTGGAAAGCTGGTACACTTCGACGGAGGAAATGTTCTTCGCGAATTGGGACATGAAAGGCGCGTATTATGACAATCCGCAACCCAAGTCGTATGCCGCTGCAAGTCCGCACAACTATGTACAGAAATGGGACAGCCCGATCCTCGTGATCCACGGCGAAAAGGACTTCCGCGTGCCTGTGACGGAAGGTATGCAAGCATTCGGCGCTGCCAAAATGCGTGGCCTCAAGTCAAGGTTCCTCTACTTCCCCGAAGAAGGCCACTGGGTCCAAGGTCCGCAAAATGGCGTGGTCTGGCACAGGGTGTTTTTTGAGTGGCTAAAGGAAACACTTTAA